GAAACTATTCTTGGAGGCATCAAAACTCCATATGGAACACCAAAAAGAGTATGTATAAAATACGGTGTTAATGTAACTCCAACCAAAGCGCCTGCTAAATATGAAAATGCAAAACTCCAGAAATTTGTTTCTTTCTTAAATACATACCAGAACACAAGACCAGGCAATAACCCATGCAATCCAGAAGTAAGAGTGAAATGTGGCATAAATGGTCCCATTGGGTTTATCCAATATCCAAAGAAATCAGCCAGAGCCCCTACCATAAAACCATACCATGGTCCAAGAATCAATGCTGAGAGGAATATTGGCAATGTTCCAAACCCAATTCTGATACTTTCAACACCAAATAGACTGAATCTAAAGGATAATAATCTTGTTAAAATAATACTTAAAACAATGAATAAAGCGCTTAAAATCATTTTCTTGGTTTTTGTCACTTTATTCCCTCCCAAAATTAAATTTCAGAGTGATTATATCAAAATTTGAAACTTTTTTCAATACTTTTCTCTAAAATTCATATTCACTTTTAATAAAAGGCACCGGTAT
This is a stretch of genomic DNA from Marinitoga piezophila KA3. It encodes these proteins:
- a CDS encoding folate family ECF transporter S component; amino-acid sequence: MTKTKKMILSALFIVLSIILTRLLSFRFSLFGVESIRIGFGTLPIFLSALILGPWYGFMVGALADFFGYWINPMGPFMPHFTLTSGLHGLLPGLVFWYVFKKETNFWSFAFSYLAGALVGVTLTPYFIHTLFGVPYGVLMPPRIVSLSIKFFLYPAIMVILYKRIPQLEKLTHPSI